In one window of Macadamia integrifolia cultivar HAES 741 chromosome 2, SCU_Mint_v3, whole genome shotgun sequence DNA:
- the LOC122059370 gene encoding RHOMBOID-like protein 2 — translation MLMGALQPKLIVKEGQRWRLLSYMWLHGGLIHLLANMMSLLFIGLHLEKEFGFLKIGLLFVLSGLADSLSSSINLESSKVSVGASGALFGLFGAMLSELIINWTIYTNKSKGVAEDKGHNSNSSEGGRRQIPTLKLLWVHHRLEDG, via the exons ATGCTAATGGGAGCCCTTCAGCCAAAGTTAATTGTGAAGGAAGGTCAAAGATGGCGCCTGTTATCTTATATGTGGCTTCATGGTGGACTCATCCATTTGCTTGCTAATATGATGAGCCTTCTGTTTATTGGACTCCACCTTGAAAAAGAATTCGGCTTTT TGAAAATAGGACTCCTGTTTGTTCTTTCTGGCCTTGCTGATAGCTTGTCATCTTCCATTAACCTTGAATCCTCCAAGGTTTCAGTTGGTGCATCAGGTGCACTTTTTGGACTGTTTGGAGCCATGCTTTCTGAGCTAATCATTAATTGGACAATATATACAAATAAG TCTAAAGGTGTGGCCGAAGATAAAGGACACAATAGCAATTCTTCAGAGGGGGGAAGGAGACAAATACCAACCCTGAAACTGTTATGGGTTCATCATCGATTGGAAGATGGTTGA